One Prunus dulcis chromosome 7, ALMONDv2, whole genome shotgun sequence DNA segment encodes these proteins:
- the LOC117633534 gene encoding putative receptor-like protein kinase At3g47110 produces the protein MHKFCIQNKMEHSQTHSSLILFRFFLFLWWTTCLQSATLSTSGNESDRLALLDFKKRITQDPLRIMSSWNDSIDLCSWLGVTCNPATKRVMVLNLEAQTLVGSLSPSLGNLTYLTGINLMNNSFHGEIPQQIGRLLSLQHLNLSFNSFGGKIPSNISHCVQLSVLSLSSNKLFGSIPNQLSSLLNLVVLGLGLNNLTGTIPHWIGNFSSLELFVLAINNFQGSIPNELGRLTNLRRFLLWDNNLSGTIPTSLYNISSIFYFTVAKNQRHGELPPNVGITLPNLEVFAGGVNKFTGTVPLSLSNASRLQVLDFAENGLTGPIPAANLATLQSLVRLNFDQNRLGSGKTGDLNFLSFLTNCTSLEVLGLNDNHFGGELPASIANLSTQLKRLTLGTNLIHGSIPNGIGNLINLTLLGLEGNYLGGSVPDVIGKLPKLQGLWLNVNQFSGTVPSSLGNLTSLTRLFMEENKFGGSIPPSFGNCKNLQILNLSSNSLNGTIPKEVIGLSSLSISLSISNNFLTGSLPSEVGDLKSIGELDVSENKFSGEIPGTLGRCISLERLHLQGNKLEGSIPQTLKNLRGLEEIDISHNNLSGKIPEFLGNLGSLKHLNLSHNNFEGELPREGIFSNASGVSILGNNRLCGGIPEFLLPVCSGKKRHSPQGLLAPKVFIPTTCALAFLIALSCSFAACSYVKKSRDRPVTSHSYTDWKSGVSYSELVQATDGFSVDKLIGSGSFGSVYKGVLPNDGTVVAVKVLNLQQEGASKSFIGECKALRSIRHRNLLKIVTVCSSIDTQGNAFKSLVLEFMENGSLDQWLHPGDDEQSQPRRLSLIERLNIAIDVASALDYLHHHCETAIVHCDLKPSNVLLDEDMVAHVGDFGLARFLLQASNDPTKTQTMSVGLKGSIGYIPPEYGMGSQVSIMGDIYSYGILLLEMFTGKRPTDDMFKDGLSIHQFTAMALPDHAMDIVVPSLLLETDDEEDDDEHDHKYEIDIQERRIGRYKDPSPDKVKILEECVASVMQIGISCSAVSPTERMLMDVVVNKMNALKGSYLNYLTRRRRRR, from the exons ATGCATAAATTTTGCATTCAGAACAAGATGGAACACTCACAAACTCATTCTAGCCTGATTTTGTTcagatttttcctttttttatggTGGACCACATGTCTGCAATCTGCAACACTATCCACTTCTGGAAATGAATCTGATCGCCTGGCATTGCTAGACTTCAAGAAAAGAATAACTCAAGATCCTCTCCGTATCATGAGCTCATGGAACGATTCCATTGATCTCTGCAGTTGGCTAGGCGTTACGTGCAACCCTGCCACGAAAAGGGTCATGGTTTTGAACCTGGAAGCTCAAACATTGGTAGGCTCCTTATCTCCTTCTTTGGGAAATCTTACTTATCTTACTGGAATCAACCTGATGAACAACAGCTTTCATGGTGAAATTCCTCAACAAATCGGTCGCCTACTGAGCCTGCAACATCTCAACCTGTCTTTCAATTCCTTTGGTGGAAAAATTCCATCTAATATATCTCACTGTGTGCAACTAAGCGTACTCAGTCTTAGTTCCAATAAGCTTTTTGGGTCAATTCCTAACCAACTCAGTTCATTGTTGAATTTAGTTGTTCTAGGTCTTGGCCTTAACAATCTCACCGGAACTATCCCACATTGGATAGGAAACTTTTCATCTTTGGAACTTTTTGTGCTTGCTATCAACAATTTTCAAGGAAGCATACCCAATGAACTTGGGCGTCTAACAAACTTGAGAAGATTTTTACTCTGGGATAATAATCTGTCTGGTACGATCCCTACTTCACTCTATAATATTTCATCCATATTCTACTTCACCGTTGCTAAAAACCAGCGGCATGGAGAGCTACCACCTAATGTGGGAATTACTCTTCCTAATCTTGAAGTATTTGCCGGTGGTGTCAACAAGTTCACTGGAACTGTTCCTCTGTCATTGTCCAATGCTTCGAGACTTCAAGTGCTTGATTTTGCTGAAAATGGTCTCACTGGGCCAATCCCCGCTGCAAATCTTGCAACTTTGCAGAGCTTAGTTAGGCTCAACTTTGATCAAAATAGACTAGGAAGTGGGAAAACTGGTGACCTGAATTTTCTCAGTTTCCTAACTAATTGTACTAGTCTTGAGGTGTTGGGTCTTAATGATAATCATTTTGGAGGAGAATTGCCAGCATCAATCGCTAACCTTTCTACCCAGCTAAAAAGGCTTACTTTGGGGACCAATTTGATACATGGAAGCATCCCTAACGGCATTGGAAATCTTATAAACTTGACCCTTCTTGGCCTGGAAGGTAACTATTTGGGTGGTAGTGTCCCTGATGTAATCGGGAAACTTCCGAAGTTACAGGGTTTATGGTTGAATGTTAACCAATTTTCTGGGACAGTTCCATCCTCCCTAGGTAACTTGACTTCATTGACAAGGCTCTTCATGGAAGAGAATAAGTTTGGGGGAAGTATACCACCAAGTTTCGGGAACTGCAAAAATCTACAGATACTTAACCTTTCAAGTAACAGTCTAAATGGCACCATTCCTAAAGAGGTTATTGGGCTTTCATCcctttcaatttctttatcCATATCTAACAATTTTTTAACTGGTTCACTACCATCTGAAGTGGGTGATCTGAAAAGTATTGGGGAGTTAGATGTTTCAGAAAACAAGTTTTCGGGTGAAATCCCAGGAACCCTCGGCCGTTGTATTAGTTTGGAGCGTCTTCATTTGCAAGGTAATAAACTTGAAGGATCAATTCCCCAAACACTAAAAAATCTAAGAGGCTTGGAAGAAATAGACATTTCGCATAATAACTTATCAGGGAAAATTCCAGAGTTTCTAGGAAATCTTGGATCTCTTAAGCATCTCAATCTTTCTCATAACAATTTTGAGGGTGAATTGCCTAGAGAAGGGATCTTTTCAAATGCAAGTGGTGTCTCAATCCTTGGAAATAATAGGCTATGTGGTGGAATTCCAGAATTCCTTCTTCCTGTATGCTCTGGCAAAAAGCGCCATTCACCTCAAGGATTACTTGCCCCGAAAGTATTCATCCCTACAACTTGTGCACTAGCATTTTTAATTGCTCTGTCATGCTCCTTTGCTGCTTGTTCATATGTGAAAAAGTCAAGAGATAGACCAGTCACTTCGCATTCTTATACGGATTGGAAATCAGGTGTTTCATACTCTGAACTCGTTCAAGCAACTGATGGGTTCTCTGTGGACAAACTGATTGGCTCGGGAAGTTTCGGTTCTGTTTACAAAGGAGTACTCCCTAATGATGGAACGGTAGTTGCTGTTAAGGTATTAAACCTTCAACAAGAAGGAGCTTCCAAGAGTTTCATTGGTGAATGCAAAGCGTTAAGAAGTATACGGCATCGTAATCTTCTCAAGATCGTAACTGTCTGCTCCAGTATTGATACTCAGGGCAATGCCTTCAAAAGTCTAGTTTTGGAGTTCATGGAAAATGGAAGTCTAGACCAGTGGCTTCATCCAGGAGATGATGAGCAATCTCAGCCTAGGAGATTAAGCCTTATCGAAAGACTCAATATCGCAATCGATGTTGCTTCTGCACTAGATTATCTGCACCACCACTGTGAAACGGCCATTGTTCATTGTGATCTAAAGCCAAGCAATGTACTTCTTGACGAAGATATGGTAGCCCATGTTGGTGACTTTGGTTTAGCGAGGTTCCTCTTACAAGCATCAAATGATCCCACCAAAACTCAAACCATGTCAGTTGGGCTAAAGGGTTCCATAGGCTACATTCCTCcag AGTATGGCATGGGAAGCCAAGTTTCCATAATGGGAGATATTTACAGCTATGGGATACTGTTGCTAGAAATGTTCACAGGAAAAAGACCAACCGATGACATGTTCAAAGATGGTTTAAGCATTCACCAATTCACAGCCATGGCTTTGCCTGACCATGCCATGGACATAGTTGTGCCTTCATTGCTGCTTGAAACAGATGACgaggaggatgatgatgaaCACGACcacaaatatgaaattgaCATACAAGAAAGGCGCATAGGGAGATATAAGGATCCCAGCCCAGATAAAGTAAAAATATTGGAGGAATGCGTGGCTTCAGTGATGCAAATAGGGATCTCATGCTCTGCCGTATCACCGACAGAGCGGATGCTTATGGATGTTGTCGTCAACAAAATGAATGCACTTAAGGGCTCATATCTCAATTAtttaacaagaagaagaagaagaagatga